The Coffea arabica cultivar ET-39 chromosome 4e, Coffea Arabica ET-39 HiFi, whole genome shotgun sequence genome includes a window with the following:
- the LOC113742842 gene encoding beta-amyrin 28-monooxygenase-like codes for MEIVALSVSVVIAVFTIALSAFAFFKPESETDIKLPPGSFGWPIMGETMEFLFGKPEKFVGDRMKKYSPDIFKTKILGEKTAVICGPSGHKFLFSNEQKLFTAFRPHPTQRLFRSYQTKAGASATLPPRPPPSAPVVADQRKPRIDEETKVIRQPGFLKPEALARFLGKIESITQHLLQTHLEGKDEVKVFPLAKTITLTISCKFFLGTDNPERIARLVDHFDDVTVGMHSIMVNFPGTIYNRANQAAAAIRKELLDVIKEKKEAMAAGKPMQDILSHMIVVTDATGKRMPEAEIADKIMGLITAGYSTVATTITFLMKYVGERPDIYSKIRAEQMEIAASKKPGQFLEWEDMQKMKYSWTVICETMRLNPPLQGTFREVLTDFTYAGYTIPKGWKVYWTVSTTNMNPAYFKDPEKFDPSRYDSSGEGRGVAAYTYVPFGGGPRLCPGKEYARLAILAFVHNVVKNYKWEVLFPNEKIAGDMMPTPEKGLPIRLQPASSS; via the exons ATGGAGATTGTAGCTCTATCTGTCTCAGTAGTCATTGCTGTTTTCACTATTGCTCTTTCTGCATTTGCCTTTTTCAAGCCTGAGTCAGAAACCGATATCAAGCTTCCACCAGGGAGCTTTGGATGGCCAATTATGGGCGAAACGATGGAATTCTTGTTCGGGAAGCCTGAAAAGTTTGTTGGAGACAGGATGAAGAAGTATTCCCCTGACATCTTCAAGACTAAAATTCTCGGAGAAAAAACAGCAGTCATTTGTGGTCCAAGTGGTCATAAATTTCTCTTTTCTAATGAGCAAAAGCTCTTCACTGCATTTCGACCACATCCCACCCAAAGGCTATTCCGTTCATACCAGACTAAAGCGGGCGCCAGCGCCACCCTGCCACCGCGTCCTCCTCCTTCTGCTCCTGTTGTTGCTGATCAAAGAAAGCCACGAATCGATGAAGAGACTAAAGTCATAAGACAGCCTGGTTTTCTGAAACCTGAAGCATTGGCTCGATTTTTGGGGAAAATTGAATCCATCACCCAGCATCTTTTGCAAACTCATTTGGAAGGAAAAGATGAAGTGAAGGTCTTCCCCCTGGCCAAGACTATAACTTTGACAATTTCTTGCAAATTTTTCTTAGGCACGGACAATCCAGAGCGAATTGCGAGGCTCGtggatcatttcgatgatgtaaCAGTAGGGATGCATTCGATCATGGTGAATTTTCCAGGAACGATATACAATCGCGCGAACCAGGCTGCAGCAGCAATTAGGAAGGAGCTCCTGGACGTgatcaaggagaagaaagaagcaATGGCAGCAGGGAAGCCAATGCAGGACATACTGTCTCACATGATTGTTGTCACTGATGCAACTGGAAAAAGAATGCCTGAGGCTGAGATTGCTGATAAGATCATGGGCTTGATTACCGCAGGGTACAGCACGGTTGCCACCACCATAACTTTCTTGATGAAATATGTTGGAGAAAGACCTGATATCTACAGCAAGATCAGAGCAG AGCAAATGGAGATAGCAGCCTCAAAGAAGCCGGGACAGTTCTTGGAATGGGAAGATATGCAGAAAATGAAGTACTCTTGGACCGTCATTTGCGAGACAATGAGACTAAATCCACCCCTTCAGGGAACATTCAGGGAAGTTCTAACCGATTTTACCTATGCTGGTTACACCATTCCAAAAGGATGGAAGGTGTACTGGACGGTAAGCACCACTAACATGAACCCAGCATACTTCAAGGATCCTGAGAAGTTCGATCCTTCGAGGTATGATTCAAGTGGAGAAGGCAGAGGTGTTGCAGCATATACCTATGTTCCGTTTGGTGGTGGACCAAGATTGTGCCCCGGAAAAGAGTATGCTAGATTGGCTATATTAGCATTCGTCCACAATGTGGTCAAGAACTACAAATGGGAGGTTTTGTTCCCTAATGAAAAGATCGCCGGTGACATGATGCCTACCCCAGAAAAAGGACTTCCCATACGTTTGCAGCCTGCATCATCATCTTAA